A genomic region of Microscilla marina ATCC 23134 contains the following coding sequences:
- a CDS encoding O-methyltransferase: MDFIDEKINSYAEAHSQPESDLLARLSRETYTKVLAPRMLSGHLQGRVLSMFSKMIRPKSILEIGTYTGYSAICLAEGLAPEGKLYTIDINEELEDMAKRYFDEAGILSQVDYRAGNALDIIPTIEATFDLVFIDADKINYPQYFDQIIGKVSKNGLIIADNVLWSGKVLNESSNLDKDTLAIVDFNKKVHEDDRVENVLFPLRDGLMVLRKK; the protein is encoded by the coding sequence ATGGACTTTATAGACGAAAAAATTAATAGTTATGCCGAAGCCCACAGTCAACCTGAAAGTGATTTGTTGGCGCGCCTCTCCCGCGAAACTTATACCAAAGTTTTGGCACCCCGTATGCTATCCGGGCATTTACAAGGTAGAGTTTTATCCATGTTTTCTAAAATGATCCGGCCAAAGAGCATATTAGAAATAGGTACTTACACAGGATACTCGGCAATATGCCTTGCCGAAGGCCTGGCTCCTGAGGGGAAATTGTACACAATTGATATCAACGAAGAGCTTGAGGACATGGCAAAACGTTATTTTGATGAAGCAGGAATCCTCTCACAGGTGGACTACAGAGCGGGAAATGCCCTGGACATTATTCCTACCATTGAAGCTACTTTTGACTTGGTTTTTATCGATGCTGACAAAATAAATTACCCACAGTATTTTGATCAAATAATTGGCAAAGTAAGTAAAAATGGCTTGATCATCGCCGATAATGTGCTTTGGAGCGGTAAAGTGCTCAACGAAAGTAGCAATCTTGATAAGGATACATTAGCAATTGTTGATTTTAATAAAAAAGTACATGAAGACGATCGCGTAGAAAACGTACTTTTTCCTTTGAGGGATGGTTTGATGGTTCTTAGAAAAAAATAG
- a CDS encoding M16 family metallopeptidase: protein MDTQCKIHTLDNGIRIVHREVGHTKVAHCGFVLDIGSRDEKPHQLGIAHFWEHMAFKGTNKRKAYHIINRLEAVGGELNAYTTKEQICFYASLLDKHYEKAVELLADITFDSIFPENQIERERNVILEEMAMYRDSPEDALQDEFDAVVFRNHPLGYNILGTSESVGSFHRQDFQAFIQENIDTSRIVFSSVGNLPFGKVLKIVSKYLDKVPAASSKPCRQSFESYHPHQIKLTHTAQQAYCALGRPTYHRSHSKKLPFFMLNNILGGPGMNSRLNLSLREKHGWVYSVESNYHPFSDTGLFAIYFATERKHFERSIALVMKQLKLLKVQALGKMQLHSAKEQLFGQLAMAEENNLNFMLMMGKSILDSSEVESLEVIFENIRKITASDLMEVANEMLNEDDLSIFRYLPG from the coding sequence ATGGATACGCAGTGTAAAATACATACCCTGGACAATGGGATCAGAATTGTTCATCGTGAAGTAGGACATACCAAGGTAGCACATTGTGGTTTTGTGCTTGATATAGGCAGCCGCGACGAAAAACCACATCAATTAGGTATTGCCCATTTTTGGGAGCATATGGCTTTCAAGGGCACCAATAAACGCAAAGCCTACCATATTATTAACCGTTTGGAGGCAGTAGGAGGGGAGTTGAACGCTTACACTACCAAAGAGCAAATTTGTTTTTATGCATCATTGTTAGACAAACACTACGAAAAGGCAGTAGAGTTATTGGCAGACATTACATTTGATTCTATTTTTCCAGAGAATCAAATAGAGCGGGAACGCAATGTGATTTTGGAAGAAATGGCCATGTACCGCGATTCGCCCGAAGACGCACTCCAGGACGAGTTTGACGCAGTCGTATTTAGAAATCACCCTTTGGGGTATAATATTTTGGGTACTTCTGAGAGTGTAGGTTCGTTTCACAGACAAGACTTTCAAGCGTTTATTCAAGAAAATATTGATACTAGCCGAATTGTATTTTCGTCGGTGGGTAACCTGCCTTTTGGCAAAGTGTTAAAGATTGTGTCTAAATACCTTGACAAGGTTCCAGCCGCATCGTCTAAGCCTTGTCGTCAGTCTTTTGAGAGTTATCACCCTCACCAAATAAAGCTCACCCACACTGCGCAACAAGCCTATTGTGCATTGGGCAGACCCACTTATCATCGGTCGCACTCAAAGAAGCTGCCTTTTTTTATGCTCAACAATATTTTAGGAGGACCAGGCATGAACTCTCGCCTTAACCTGAGCTTGCGCGAAAAACACGGTTGGGTATATTCTGTCGAGTCTAACTACCACCCTTTTTCTGACACGGGCTTGTTTGCTATTTATTTTGCTACCGAGCGCAAACATTTCGAGCGGAGCATAGCATTGGTAATGAAACAATTAAAGTTGTTGAAAGTACAGGCTTTGGGTAAAATGCAGCTACACAGCGCCAAAGAACAGTTATTTGGGCAGCTTGCCATGGCAGAAGAAAATAATTTGAACTTTATGCTCATGATGGGTAAGAGTATATTGGACAGCAGCGAAGTAGAAAGTCTGGAGGTGATTTTTGAAAATATAAGGAAGATTACCGCAAGTGACCTCATGGAGGTGGCCAATGAAATGTTAAACGAAGACGATTTAAGTATTTTCAGGTATTTGCCCGGGTAG